The following are encoded together in the Halomonas halophila genome:
- a CDS encoding LysR family transcriptional regulator, with product MNPSIQQLKAFIAVARSRSLAEAGERVHLSPPALSIAIRKLEEAVGGQLFTRTTRQLSLTPEGKAFLPVALRLLSDWEEAFEDLNDLFSKQRGKITLASLPTLAAGLLPDIIARFRERYPRINLSLHDVLADEVSQQVREGRADLGFSVPPMASEDLAFETLMIDRYVAVCPQGHSLLGHGEVKWEQLAGHSFIGLSRLSSVRQDIDRIMQEVDEPLDILCDVNQIATVGRMVAAGLGISVLPSLSFRQIANDGIEQRPLVSPTIRRELGMIMRRRDSLSAAACALTDSIREAARKEWPS from the coding sequence ATGAATCCCAGCATCCAGCAGCTCAAGGCCTTTATCGCCGTGGCTCGCTCGCGCAGCCTGGCCGAGGCCGGCGAGCGCGTTCACCTGTCTCCGCCGGCGCTGTCCATCGCCATTCGCAAGCTCGAAGAGGCGGTGGGGGGCCAGCTGTTCACACGCACCACGCGCCAGCTCTCCCTCACGCCAGAAGGCAAGGCTTTCCTGCCGGTAGCACTGCGCCTGCTCAGCGACTGGGAAGAAGCATTCGAAGACCTCAACGACCTGTTCTCCAAGCAGCGCGGCAAGATTACCCTGGCCTCTCTGCCCACCCTCGCGGCAGGTCTCCTGCCCGATATCATCGCCCGCTTCCGTGAACGCTATCCCCGCATCAACCTGAGCCTGCACGACGTCCTCGCCGACGAGGTCAGCCAGCAGGTCCGCGAGGGACGCGCCGACCTGGGTTTTTCCGTACCGCCGATGGCGTCGGAGGACCTGGCCTTCGAGACGCTGATGATCGATCGCTACGTCGCCGTCTGTCCGCAGGGGCATTCCCTGCTCGGACATGGCGAAGTGAAGTGGGAGCAGTTGGCGGGGCACTCCTTCATCGGCCTGAGCCGGCTGTCCAGCGTGCGCCAGGACATCGACCGCATCATGCAGGAAGTCGACGAGCCGCTGGACATCCTCTGCGACGTCAACCAGATCGCGACCGTCGGCCGGATGGTGGCGGCCGGTCTCGGCATCAGCGTGCTGCCCTCTCTGAGCTTTCGGCAGATCGCCAATGACGGCATCGAGCAGCGACCTCTCGTCTCGCCAACCATTCGCCGCGAACTCGGCATGATCATGCGTCGGCGCGACTCGCTTTCGGCCGCGGCGTGTGCACTGACGGACAGCATTCGAGAAGCCGCGCGCAAGGAATGGCCGTCCTGA